Genomic segment of Photobacterium profundum SS9:
ATAATACAGTTTATTCATCTGTTTCATCCGGTTATACCGCAACAGGCAAAGAAGGGTACAGTGCGCTATTAGATTATGTTGTAGAACCTCAAGCTGTTAACGTAACGATGGCAGAAGCCTTTGAAGACTATGCCCGCGACATGAGGCAATTATCAGCACCAACAGAAAAGCTTATTTCTTATATTCCTTGTGAATGTGCTCAAGTTGTTGGGCTCTAGGCAAGGCACTTATTTATAGACCTAGTCGTTCTACGTTGAAAATAAGTAACACCGCATAGAGTCCAACAAAACTCGCCCTTTGGGAGTGATTCAGCGTATCTACTTCTGTGTCAAATGTGTTTGAAAGGGAATGCCATTCCTACACACATTTTCCTTGAATTAAACACGCTGAGATCACTCTGAATCCTGCATCTTGAGGTAGCTTGGTTATAATGCATATTAGTAAACAATACATGCCTTTATTGAACCAATGTCTAGTCAATGAAGCGCCGATAAGTTGGCGCTTTTTTTGATTTTTTAGCGTGTAAAATTGACAGATTTTTGTTCAGTTCACAGTTTGATCTTTTTTTCAAAAAAATGAATTAAATACCTAAAGAATAAACGAATAATGTCGTTAATAATTCTTGTAGGGTATGAATTTTTTAGGAGGAAAGATGAACAGTGATTGGGTAGATGTTGCAATGGTGACGGGATGGGTTTCAGCTTGGTCTGTTCTTATTTATTTGATTCCTGCCACGGGATTTTGATGAGAGTTTGGAAAAGAAACCTCAGATTAACATCATTAGCGTCAGACTAAAAAAGCCGAGTAATGATCTCTCGGCTTTTTAATACACGCAGGTTCGTGGAAGTGCTATTAAGCGATTACTGCCACTTCTTCTGTAGTATTCGTTACTGTATTACTTTCTTTAGCTAATCGGTATGCAGCAAGATCTTCAATGGTTAATACTGGCATATTAAACTTCTTACCAAACACGATAACTTCAGGCAAGCGCGCCATAGTACCGTCGATATTCGTTAATTCACAAAGCACACCGTATGGCTTTAGACCAGATAAACGCATTAGATCGATAGTAGCTTCAGTATGTCCACGACGACCAAGTACACCATCAGCGTTAGCTTTAAGAGGGAATACATGACCAGGGTGATTAAGATCTGCTGGTACTGCACCGTCGGCAATCGCTGTTTTGATCGTAGTAACACGGTCAGCAGCAGAAACGCCAGTTGTCACGCCTTTTGCCGCTTCAATCGTAACAGTAAAGCCTGTTTCATTTGCGCTAGTATTGTTCTCTACCATCATAGGTAGTTCCAATTGCTTAACACGTTCGTCAGTTAAACAAAGGCAAACAATACCTGAACATTCACGAATCATAAGCGCCATTTGCTCTGACGTTAATGTTTCTGCAGCAAAAATGATATCGCCTTCGTTTTCACGATCTTCGTCGTCAACAACAAGCACACCACGACCTTCACGAATAGCTGTAAGACCAGCTTCAACGCGTTCAAAAGCCGTACCGTAAGGGGTAAGTAGAGACTGATTCATGGTAATAACTCCAAATTTAAAAAAATTTACCAGAATCAGGGCATAGAAAGGCAGCATTCCGATAAGATCGGAAGAACGACAATAGCTATAGACCTAATTTAAGCCTATAGATATAAATTTGCTCGAGGTAACGTATTACCTCCACTGATCCTCTTTCATCCGGACTATAACCGTCGGCTCTGGACTCATACTGACAGGAAGTATTACACCAGATCTGCTGACCTTATCATTATAAAAAAGATAAGCGCTCGCGGGCTTTTCAGTTAACTCACTATTGAGTGCTCTGAATTACCGCCGGTGGGGAATTGCGCCCCGCCCTGAGAATTCAGACACATATTAGGAAAAACATACTAGAGAGGCAAGTAAAAGCCTCAGGTAAGAGGCATAAGTTTGAACTAAAAGGCTTCTTGATGATTTTATAAGCTATTTATTTCGGTGTTTTAACGCTTTGAGTTAATGGTGCTGAAAGGTATTTAGAAATTGCCTTTACTATTAAAGGTAATGAGTAAGTAGGTAACTGGATAGCGCCCATTAGTGCCATATATTCAGGCCCTAAATATGCGCCCGCAACAGTATAAGTGAGAAGAACATTTCGATTAGCTGCAGTAATGGCTGAAAGCAATGAATCGTCTAATCCTTTGTGGCGATAGCACAGAAAGCCAATAAGGAAAAAGAGGGCACATAGTGCAATACCAATTAGCAGGTAGGTTAAACCCAACATAATGGACTGATCAAAAATTGATCTAAACTCACCCACTAAGCCAAATGGAAAGGTTAAGACTAAAACAATGGTTACTTGAGAGAGTTTAGCGTGCGTTCTATGTAGAAGGTCTTTAGGAATAAATCGATAGCACATAGCCGAAATCAGCATAGGGCCTGCAATGAAAATTATAAGACGTTGTATATAACTTTGCATATCAAGTGAGACGTTATTGTCTTGAAATAGTAATAGATTTACATATAGCACCGCAGGCATTAGTAAGGTTGAAGCGATAGTCATAGCCATTGCTTTTAACGCATCAAGCCCCACCGATCGTGCAATAGCAGGCGTTGCAAATAAGGAGCCTGTAGCGGTCACTGCTGAAATGGCAAGTAACAATGATGACGATGCGCCAAATAACCCTGCAAGTGAGCAGGCTAATACTGAAAGCCCAACAGCATGAAAACTAGCGTAAAGCCATATATCGAACTGACCGAGCATTTTGATCAGTTCGTTTTGTTTCATGCCTATCAATGTAAAAAGCATAAGAAAGAAAAGGATGTAGGGTAAAAAAGGGAAAACCACAGCAGAAGCAGACGGTATAACAAAGCCTAAAATAGCAGCCAGCATTAAAAAGATAGGAGAATGTTTGGATATAAAATTGAGCATAAAAAAATCTTTATATTTTAATTGTTACCCCATTGTTACTACAAATGTATGCCAAACACAAATTTATGCTGTTTAAGCTAATTTAACCTTTAAAAGTGGTAGGTTAAGCATTGTGGCTGCAAAAATATTTCCGATTACTGCTATAAATTTAAAAAGCTGTTAACACATTAGAAAATCTAATCTTGCAATGGAGATATTGTCATTATTAGAGTGAAAAATAAGCGGTTATTATGAGCTCAGTTAAGCAACAAACAACAAACTAAAAATAAAGAGGCAATCATGGCACAGGCTATTAATTTCGACACCATTGCAACACCTAGCGCTTTGGATAAGAAAGCCTATGCGGTTAATATCAAAGGATTGATTGCACACGCAGTAGACATCTTATTCGGTGGTTCAGAAGCACCAAAGCAATACAATGTATCTGATTTACCTGTACACCTTCAAAAAGATATCGGTATGTACCGTTAATCGATACGGATAATAAAGAATTCCTTTAAAACACCAGCATTCGCTGGTGTTTTTGTATGTGCGTTAAATACTCTCGCCTTAATTGTTAAGTTTACGTTTACTTTTCTATTAGCAACATATTCATACTATTTTTTTTCATATATCTAATATAGCTTTAATTATTTGTTGCAAGAATATGGCATGATAACTTTAACGTGTTAGCAAAGTTTAGCTGACGTATCAACTTGCTATATATTGTAAAGAGATTATCAAGCTAGGTATGAATGGAGATGTATTCAGTGGGCTTTTTTTCAAAACTATTTGGTCTTGATAAAGAACAGAAAACAATTGAAGTGGAACCTGTCGAATATGAAGGTTATTTGATTTACCCAGAACCTATTTCTGAAGGTGGTCAATTTCGTATAGCGGGTAGAATTTGTAAAGAGATCGATGGTGAAGTGAAAACTCATACCTTTATTCGTTCTGATTTACTGGGTTCACGTCAAGATGCTGAAACATTTATGCTCAATAAGCGAAAATGTTCATAAAGCAAAATGGTGAAGGAATGTTTGGTCATTAAAACCATTCACGCCCTAGCATAAAAATAAAATTTAAATATTCGTTTGAATGATTACTCTAAAAAAAATTGTTAGGTTAAGTCATCCTTATTTTTATGTACTTAGCCTTATTATATAATTTGTTTTAAACAAATAGATCGATTGCTACAAGTGTGATTTTTGGGCAAAAAGGAGGCTTATAGTGTTATTAATGGACGTTTGTGTGTTTTTTTTGTATAAATTGTTGATTGGTAATGTGGTTTGACCTCTGTCCAGATGTTAAAAACGTTCTTTTCTTTCCGTTAGAAGGTAACATTCGTTGTTAATTACGACGTTTTTGTTGGGTTTTTTTGTATTTCTCCTACAAAGTGCTTGAAATTACTTTGCGGGTTGGATACAAAATCATTACTTCTATGCCAATGTTCAGGGAATAATAATGCAGATTGGTGTGCCTAAAGAGATATTCGCGAATGAAACGCGAGTTGCTGCTACGCCTAAAACGGTAGAGCAGTTGTTAAATATGGGGTTCAGCGTTGCTATCGAGCAAAATGCTGGCGTTCTTGCTAGTTTCGGCGATGCAGCTTTTGAAGCCGCGGGTGCGACTATCGTTTCAACTGAAGATGTATGGCAGTCAGATCTTATTCTGAAAGTTAACGCTCCTCAGGTTAACGATGAAACTGGTGTTGATGAATTTGATTTGATCAAAGAAGGTGCAAGTATTGCCTGCTTTATTTGGCCAGCTCAAAATAAAGAGTTGCTAGATAAGTTATCAACGAAAAACATCAATGTAATGGCTATGGACTCAGTGCCGCGCATTTCACGTGCTCAAGCGTTAGATGCACTAAGTTCAATGGCTAACATTGCGGGTTACCGTGCTGTTGTTGAAGCTGCTCATGAATTTGGTCGTTTCTTTACAGGGCAGATTACGGCTGCTGGTAAAGTGCCACCTGCAAAAGTGTTAGTTGCTGGCGCGGGTGTTGCTGGATTGGCTGCAATCGGTGCTGCTGGTAGTCTTGGTGCAATTGTTCGTTCTTTCGATGTACGTCCTGAAGTTAAGGAACAAGTTGAAAGTATGGGTGCAAGCTTCCTTGAAGTTGATTTCAAAGAAGATACAAGCACTGGTGATGGTTACGCTAAAGAAATGTCAGATGACTTCAACAAAGCAGCCGAGCGTTTATACGCAGAGCAAGCTAAAGATGTTGATATCATCATTACGACAGCGCTTATTCCAGGTCGTCCTGCACCGAAGTTGATCACCAAAGAAATGGTTGATTCAATGAAGTCGGGCAGTGTGATTGTCGATTTAGCGGCGGCTAACGGTGGTAACTGTGTTTATACTGAAGCCAATAAAGTTATTACTACGCCAAACGGTGTAAAAGTAATTGGTTATACCGATATGGTAGGTCGTCTTCCGACTCAGTCATCTCAACTTTACGGTACAAACCTTGTTAACCTTCTCAAACTTCTTTGTAAAGAAAAAGACGGTAACATCAACATCGATTTTGAAGATGAAGTGTTACGTGGTCTAACTGTTATTAAAGAAGGTGAAATCACTTGGCCTGCGCCAGCAATCAAAGTATCAGCAGCTCCTCAGCAACCCGCTGCGGAAATAAAACCCAAAGTTGTCGTTAAAAAAGCGCCAATGTCGCCGGTTAAAAAATACGGTTTGATGGCAGCTGGTATTGCTGCATTTGGTTGGATTGCAAATTACGCTCCTGCAGAATTCCTTGCTCACCTAACGGTATTCGTACTGGCATGTGTTGTAGGTTACTACGTAGTATGGAACGTATCTCATGCGCTTCACACTCCTCTTATGTCGGTGACTAATGCAATTTCAGGCATCATCATTGTAGGTGCTGTGTTGCAGGTAAGTCAGGGTAGCAGTTTGGTTACTGTCTTGGCATTCATTGCCGTTCTTATTGCAAGTATCAACATATTTGGTGGCTTTACAGTTACCAAGCGGATGCTTGAAATGTTCCGTAAAGATAAATAAGGAGTAACACATGTCTGCAGGAATCGTACAAGCGGCATATCTTGTTGCTGCGGTACTATTTATCATGTCTCTTGCTGGTCTTTCTAAGCAAGAAACAGCGCGAGCAGGTAACTATTACGGCATCGCGGGTATGGGTATTGCGCTTATAGCGACAATCTTTGGTCCTGACGCTCAAGGTATAGGCTGGATCCTTCTTGCGATGGTTATCGGTGGTTCTATTGGTATCCGTCTTGCGAAGAAAGTTGAAATGACAGAAATGCCAGAGCTGGTTGCTATTCTTCATAGCTTCGTAGGTCTAGCGGCAGTTCTTGTTGGTTTCAATACGTTTATTGACCACGGTGAACTAACGGGTGCACTACTGAATATCCACCTTGTGGAAGTATTCTTAGGTGTGTTCATTGGTGCCGTAACCTTCACAGGTTCAATTGTTGCTTTCGGTAAATTGCGTGGAATTATTGACTCTAAGTCATTAATGCTTCCTCATCGCCATAAACTAAACTTAGCTGCAATTGTTATTTCATTCCTTCTAATGCTTCATTTCGTTAACGTTGAAGGTTCTACGTTTGCGCTTGTTGTTGTTACTTTGATTGCATTTGCGTTCGGTTATCACCTAGTTGCTTCAATCGGTGGTGCAGATATGCCCGTTGTTGTTTCAATGCTTAACTCTTACTCGGGTTGGGCAGCGGCAGCAGCAGGCTTCATGCTATCGAACGATCTTCTTATCGTAACGGGTGCATTAGTTGGTTCTTCTGGTGCTATTCTTTCTTACATTATGTGTAAGGCGATGAACCGTTCTTTCATTAGTGTAATTGCAGGCGGCTTCGGTACTAACGTTGTTGCTTCTAGTTCTGATGAAGAACAAGGCGAACACCACGAAACATCAGCAGAAGAAGTGGCTGAAATGTTGAGTGATGCAACGTCTGTTGTGATCACTCCTGGGTACGGTATGGCTGTTGCTCAAGCACAATACCCCGTTCACGAAATCACAACTAAGTTGCGTGCCAAAGGTATTGATGTCCGTTTTGGTATTCACCCAGTTGCGGGCCGTCTACCTGGTCACATGAACGTACTGCTTGCAGAAGCTAGAGTACCTTACGATATCGTACTAGAAATGGACGAAATCAATGATGACTTGTCTAAAACAGATGTAGTACTTGTTATTGGCGCGAATGATACGGTTAACCCTTCTGCAATGGACGATCCAAATAGTCCTATCGCAGGTATGCCTGTATTAGAAGTGTGGAATGCGAAGCATGTTATTGTGTTTAAGCGTTCAATGAATCCAGGTTACGCGGGTGTTCAAAACCCATTGTTCTTTAAAGAGAACACACAGATGCTATTTGGCGATGCAAAAGAAAGTGTAGATAATATTTCTAAATTTCTTTAATACTGTTAATCGTTAGCAATTAAGAAGGGAGCTTTAGCTCCCTTTTTTTATCTGTTGAAAATGGAGACTAACGACGATTGATTAAAACGTAACCGATTTAAAGTATTGACAAATTTATGACATTATAACTATTTTGAATGATAAGCTTTGATGATGAAAAAGTATGTATTGTTAGTCTCACTCATATTCTCAGGTTTTAGTTTTGCAGATGTGCAAACTTTACCTGATCGTTTGAATGCCGTGCGTTCAGATTTACTTACAAGTGATCCTCTAGCAACGTACGATTTTAGACAGCTGCAAAGCCAGTACCCGACACCATTAATTTTATTGTCGAATTTACTACCGCAGTCTGCGAAGTACCCTTTATCTTCAATGAAGCGTCTGTATAAGAACGCACAGACGTGTAAAGGACCATGGCCGGTAAGCCCTTTGGTTACTCAGCCCGTTGTCTTTGTACGAGCACTTTGTAATAACACCGCTTTACCTAGAGGGTGGTTCTCGCGTTCAGGGTATATTCACCCAGGTGGTGGTAGTTACGCTTACCGTTATATAGAGAAGCACCCTGAAGATAGTACTGTTTTAGCCGATTACTTACACATACAAGAGCGTCAATTGGCACCAACAAACTCGGTGTTAGGGCGTTTACAGCGAATGAATAATGAAGAGATCATAGTATTCAATTCGGGTGCTGATTCTTTTATCTCCAATGGCGAGTTATGGGTTCGTAGTGGGAATGAATACCATATTTATGATCAACCGACTTGGTCGGTAGTGTTAAACCGTTATGATATACATTTTAAGCGGTTAAGTAATACTGACTTTTGCTTAGCCAAGAGTGGTAACATTTGTTGGCAAGAGGATGATAAGTCCTATTTGACCTTTTATTTGTTAATTGGTCTGTTGGTTGCTAACGTAAGCCTATTGATAGGGTGGATTTTGTATCGCTGGCGTATCCGTCGAAGAGCGATGCAAGAAAGAATGTTGGTGTTACAGATTTTGACGCACGAACTTCGCACTCCTATAGCAAGTTTAGCGATGACAGTTGAAGGCTTTCGTCGAAATTTTGATGCATTACCTGAATCTCTTTATGATGAATTTAGGCGATTAACGGAAGATTCTAGACGTTTACGTCAGCTTGCCGAGGCAAGCAAAGATTATCTTCAAGCTAATCAGCAACAGTTAAGTGTTCAACAGGTAGATTCATTTAATGAATGGCTTGAATATATAAGTGAACCTTATGATGTAAAACTGCTCTTATCAGAAGATAAGAGCGTAAAATTGAATATTTATTGGCTGGGTACATGTATTGACAACTTATTGTCGAATGCCCAGAAATATGGCGATGCGCCAATTACATTAACGTCATCATTCAAAAATGGAAAGTTGATTGTAAGAGTTCAAGATAATGGGCTATTGGGCCCTAAAGATTGGGCTAGATTAAGAAAGCCTTTTGTCAGTGAAAAAGGGCTTGGGCTTGGGCTTACAATCGTTGAATCGATGATTCGTAGAATGGGTGGAAGCCTCAAAATTGAAGGTCCACCTACAACGTTTATTTTGGAGATACCGTGTGAATCAAACTCTGCTCTTGGTTGAAGATGACCGCAACCTTGCTGATGGTTTACTCGAAAGCTTAAAGCAAGCTGGCTACACATGTTTATATGCTGATTGTGCTAATAAAGTTGCTGATTTATGGCCTGATGCAGATCTTGTTGTATTAGACCGACAATTACCAGAAGGTGATTCACTAGGCTTTTTAAGCGGCTGGCTATCGATTAAACATGTACCTGTTATCCTATTAACTGCCATGGTGTCAGTTACAGATAAAGTAATAGGCTTAGATTCAGGTGCGAAGGATTACTTAACAAAACCTTTTGCTGAAGAAGAGCTTCTTGCTCGTATTCGCTTACACCTTAGAAATGGTAAAGATGATCATTTGGCTGCAAACATCATAACGGTTGGTCAAATATCAATTAATATGGAAAGCCGAGAGGTTAACCATGATGGTGACATTGTCATGTTAACACGTACCGAGTTTGAATTACTGGTTTTTCTAGCCAAAAATGCAGGGCGTGTCTTTACCCGTGATGAATTATTAGATCAAGTCTGGGGCTACAATCATTATCCGACGACACGTACTGTAGATACGCATATTTTGCAGCTACGTCAGAAATTGATGGGTATAGAGATTGAAACGCTTCGTGGTGTTGGTTACCGGATGAAATCGTAGTCTGATGCATCAGTTATAATAAGATCCTAATGATTATGAAGAAGCTTTCGATAACGTCTTCCGTCTTGTTATTACATTCGGTGTTATACACGCCGAGTGTAATGGCAAAGTGGTTTAATGGGCAAGATTTGTATACAACCTCTCATCAAAGAATACTTGAAGGGAACACATCGGCAGGCTTTGATTCGATAATTCAAGCTTGGCAACAAGCACCCAATACAGAGCAACAAGCGAATCTTAATGAATTGCTTGAATTTGCGATCACTGAAGATTGCGGACACAGTCTTGAGCAAAAAGCGCTGCCTAGTTGGTTATCAAAACTGTCTATTCAGCGAGAAGTTATTCAAAACCTCAATCAGGTGATGTTGAAATTATCGATTGTTGGTTTAACGCGCACTAAAATTTCAGAAATAACCTTCACTAAATGGCCTGAAGATAACATTATCGTCAGTACACCTTCTATCCAAGAGGGAGGGTACTTTTCAGTAGAAGCTCGTCGTATGGAAAAGCCTTTAAGTTCAGGTATTTATAAGATCACAGTTAAAGCTGATGATGAGAAAGATTGGATTAGTTGGGTTGTTTTATCTGAGCCAGTATTAAAACAAAGCCTAGGATGGAGAGACAGTAAAAATTGGCGAATAGAACAGGAAGGCTTACCTAATCCTGCATGCCCGTCGCGTATCTTATCGATTAATTTATACGATTTAAATGATACGACGTGGACGCCACTTTGGACGGAAGAAATTGATGGTAAACTTCCCACAACATTACCTAAAATTGATGTACCAAGTGGACGCTATTGGCTAAGCGTGGGCTTGATTAAAAGCCGCTGGCAGGGTGAAATATCAATATTGGATATTCAACGTATAACACGGCCCGTTGATTATCCGAGTTTTTAATTTTTTCATATTCAAATGCCAAACTATTTTATAGAACATTATCATTTCTGTATTTCTGACTATGCTTATAGCAAATTATATAAAGTGAACTATAAACAGGTATTTTAATTGTACCTTTAAAGGTGTATCATTTATGCATGTTTAGAGTTGTACAAAGTAAGGTTTAGAAATGATGCAGATTTTAGATAACGAAAAAGAACAGCGCATCTTACCCATTTTTCGATTGGCTTTTCGCCCATTCTTT
This window contains:
- the ribB gene encoding 3,4-dihydroxy-2-butanone-4-phosphate synthase is translated as MNQSLLTPYGTAFERVEAGLTAIREGRGVLVVDDEDRENEGDIIFAAETLTSEQMALMIRECSGIVCLCLTDERVKQLELPMMVENNTSANETGFTVTIEAAKGVTTGVSAADRVTTIKTAIADGAVPADLNHPGHVFPLKANADGVLGRRGHTEATIDLMRLSGLKPYGVLCELTNIDGTMARLPEVIVFGKKFNMPVLTIEDLAAYRLAKESNTVTNTTEEVAVIA
- the pntA gene encoding Re/Si-specific NAD(P)(+) transhydrogenase subunit alpha, whose product is MQIGVPKEIFANETRVAATPKTVEQLLNMGFSVAIEQNAGVLASFGDAAFEAAGATIVSTEDVWQSDLILKVNAPQVNDETGVDEFDLIKEGASIACFIWPAQNKELLDKLSTKNINVMAMDSVPRISRAQALDALSSMANIAGYRAVVEAAHEFGRFFTGQITAAGKVPPAKVLVAGAGVAGLAAIGAAGSLGAIVRSFDVRPEVKEQVESMGASFLEVDFKEDTSTGDGYAKEMSDDFNKAAERLYAEQAKDVDIIITTALIPGRPAPKLITKEMVDSMKSGSVIVDLAAANGGNCVYTEANKVITTPNGVKVIGYTDMVGRLPTQSSQLYGTNLVNLLKLLCKEKDGNINIDFEDEVLRGLTVIKEGEITWPAPAIKVSAAPQQPAAEIKPKVVVKKAPMSPVKKYGLMAAGIAAFGWIANYAPAEFLAHLTVFVLACVVGYYVVWNVSHALHTPLMSVTNAISGIIIVGAVLQVSQGSSLVTVLAFIAVLIASINIFGGFTVTKRMLEMFRKDK
- the pntB gene encoding Re/Si-specific NAD(P)(+) transhydrogenase subunit beta, coding for MSAGIVQAAYLVAAVLFIMSLAGLSKQETARAGNYYGIAGMGIALIATIFGPDAQGIGWILLAMVIGGSIGIRLAKKVEMTEMPELVAILHSFVGLAAVLVGFNTFIDHGELTGALLNIHLVEVFLGVFIGAVTFTGSIVAFGKLRGIIDSKSLMLPHRHKLNLAAIVISFLLMLHFVNVEGSTFALVVVTLIAFAFGYHLVASIGGADMPVVVSMLNSYSGWAAAAAGFMLSNDLLIVTGALVGSSGAILSYIMCKAMNRSFISVIAGGFGTNVVASSSDEEQGEHHETSAEEVAEMLSDATSVVITPGYGMAVAQAQYPVHEITTKLRAKGIDVRFGIHPVAGRLPGHMNVLLAEARVPYDIVLEMDEINDDLSKTDVVLVIGANDTVNPSAMDDPNSPIAGMPVLEVWNAKHVIVFKRSMNPGYAGVQNPLFFKENTQMLFGDAKESVDNISKFL
- the vxrA gene encoding sensor histidine kinase VxrA codes for the protein MKKYVLLVSLIFSGFSFADVQTLPDRLNAVRSDLLTSDPLATYDFRQLQSQYPTPLILLSNLLPQSAKYPLSSMKRLYKNAQTCKGPWPVSPLVTQPVVFVRALCNNTALPRGWFSRSGYIHPGGGSYAYRYIEKHPEDSTVLADYLHIQERQLAPTNSVLGRLQRMNNEEIIVFNSGADSFISNGELWVRSGNEYHIYDQPTWSVVLNRYDIHFKRLSNTDFCLAKSGNICWQEDDKSYLTFYLLIGLLVANVSLLIGWILYRWRIRRRAMQERMLVLQILTHELRTPIASLAMTVEGFRRNFDALPESLYDEFRRLTEDSRRLRQLAEASKDYLQANQQQLSVQQVDSFNEWLEYISEPYDVKLLLSEDKSVKLNIYWLGTCIDNLLSNAQKYGDAPITLTSSFKNGKLIVRVQDNGLLGPKDWARLRKPFVSEKGLGLGLTIVESMIRRMGGSLKIEGPPTTFILEIPCESNSALG
- a CDS encoding response regulator transcription factor, whose product is MNQTLLLVEDDRNLADGLLESLKQAGYTCLYADCANKVADLWPDADLVVLDRQLPEGDSLGFLSGWLSIKHVPVILLTAMVSVTDKVIGLDSGAKDYLTKPFAEEELLARIRLHLRNGKDDHLAANIITVGQISINMESREVNHDGDIVMLTRTEFELLVFLAKNAGRVFTRDELLDQVWGYNHYPTTRTVDTHILQLRQKLMGIEIETLRGVGYRMKS
- a CDS encoding DUF2861 family protein, which translates into the protein MIMKKLSITSSVLLLHSVLYTPSVMAKWFNGQDLYTTSHQRILEGNTSAGFDSIIQAWQQAPNTEQQANLNELLEFAITEDCGHSLEQKALPSWLSKLSIQREVIQNLNQVMLKLSIVGLTRTKISEITFTKWPEDNIIVSTPSIQEGGYFSVEARRMEKPLSSGIYKITVKADDEKDWISWVVLSEPVLKQSLGWRDSKNWRIEQEGLPNPACPSRILSINLYDLNDTTWTPLWTEEIDGKLPTTLPKIDVPSGRYWLSVGLIKSRWQGEISILDIQRITRPVDYPSF